In Capsicum annuum cultivar UCD-10X-F1 chromosome 11, UCD10Xv1.1, whole genome shotgun sequence, one genomic interval encodes:
- the LOC107847822 gene encoding WPP domain-interacting tail-anchored protein 2 — MAIEELVVRTADIIDQQAMETLLIENHSSEAKDMEKMRSSMEILSRVDLDLAYSDEKLTNLDNLLMRVLACENEVEAISFENDEISPDSIEKVLTLDHLSAILNSEIRQLDNFIGTLQDLITEARQKMSTCREFSELHMIMENKFHDTEELLRQSKERVLEMKMQLAKLQMTSLAFDKNEWRHSMSLDLSDINNASTREFKPHMQTVEQRRILRMLEKSLERELDLEKKLTLLKQNEDDLKLKLRLTEQVALCMEEGAEVIWGRFLESENTAEVLMGISREMVSRLQVVNFNLNGSLQREKDFTSKIDNCIGQINAKDITIQNLNSCNKQLAAENAEVSSLRDRLKLLEDKLKESESKLLKANELNEASEERLKELECIVESQKEDIDIAEHKAESAEEKVAHLTETNLELHEELDFLKSSNESNAKKVSILEKKVRELELQLQNAKTSSEAGQEQQNMLYSAIWDMETLIDELKQKVLKAESKTEHAEEQCLILSEANLELTKEVEFLRSRVEGLETSLNQATVEKLASAKDINIKTSFIMDLVMQLAIERERVQKQMFCLAKENKSLVRTLESKKDQLSINVLVNGVDDIGLSSSRVASTIAAAKDSSCELLTESSLKSSQVINELTPDKTTDQSSKSSISTNDEPSMVVKSEETQVQLQTTQHQHKYIVMAIFVLLLSTLGLYIFDKRNNILDWSMVRL, encoded by the exons ATGGCAATTGAAGAATTGGTTGTACGTACTGCTGATATTATCGATCAACAAGCAATGGAAACCTTGTTGATCGAAAATCACTCAAGTGAAGCCAAGGACATGGAAAAGATGAGGAGTTCGATGGAAATATTGAGTAGAGTAGATTTGGACCTTGCATATTCTGATGAGAAATTGACGAATCTTGACAATCTTTTGATGCGTGTCTTGGCCTGCGAAAATGAAGTTGAAGCAATTTCTTTCGAGAATGATGAGATTTCTCCTGACTCAATTGAGAAAGTACTGACGTTGGATCACTTATCTGCCATTTTAAACTCTGAGATAAGGCAACTGGACAATTTCATAGGCACTCTTCAAGACCTTATCACTGAAGCGAGGCAAAAGATGTCTACGTGCAGAGAATTTAGTGAGTTGCATATGATAATGGAGAATAAATTTCATGATACCGAAGAGTTGTTGCGACAATCAAAGGAGCGTGTCCTAGAAATGAAGATGCAGCTTGCCAAGTTGCAGATGACTTCATTAGCTTTCGACAAAAATGAAT GGAGACATAGTATGAGTTTGGATTTATCAGACATTAATAATGCGTCAACAAGAGAATTTAAGCCACACATGCAGACAGTTGAGCAAAGACGTATATTAAGAATGTTGGAAAAATCACTTGAAAGAGAGCTTGATCTCGAGAAGAAGTTGACTCTACTTAAACAAAATGAAGATGATCTAAAGTTGAAACTCCGGTTAACCGAGCAAGTAGCTCTATGCATGGAAGAGGGTGCAGAGGTTATATGGGGTAGGTTTTTAGAGTCAGAAAACACAGCAGAGGTACTCATGGGAATTTCCAGAGAAATGGTTAGCCGACTACAGGTTGTTAACTTCAATTTAAACGGTTCACTTCAACGAGAGAAAGATTTCACATCAAAGATTGATAATTGCATAGGACAGATAAATGCCAAAGATATTACCATACAAAACCTTAATAGCTGCAACAAACAACTTGCTGCTGAAAATGCCGAAGTATCCTCTTTAAGGGACAGGCTGAAACTTTTAGAAGATAAGTTGAAAGAATCCGAGTCTAAATTACTTAAAGCAAATGAACTGAATGAAGCAAGTGAAGAGCGGCTTAAAGAACTGGAATGTATCGTAGAATCTCAAAAAGAAGACATCGATATTGCAGAACACAAGGCTGAAAGCGCAGAGGAAAAGGTTGCACATTTGACCGAGACAAACTTGGAACTGCACGAAGAGTTGGATTTTCTCAAGAGTAGTAATGAAAGTAATGCTAAAAAGGTCAGCATTCTTGAGAAAAAGGTTAGAGAATTAGAACTTCAGCTACAAAATGCTAAGACTTCATCAGAAGCAGGCCAAGAACAACAGAATATGCTGTATTCAGCCATTTGGGACATGGAAACTTTAATCGATGAACTAAAACAAAAGGTCTTAAAAGCCGAAAGCAAGACTGAGCATGCAGAGGAACAGTGCCTAATTTTATCTGAAGCTAATTTAGAACTTACCAAAGAAGTAGAGTTTCTAAGATCAAGAGTTGAAGGATTGGAGACTTCTTTGAATCAAGCTACTGTTGAGAAACTTGCAAGTGCAAAAGACATTAACATAAAAACCAGCTTTATAATGGATCTAGTCATGCAGCTAGCTATAGAAAGGGAGCGAGTACAAAAACAG ATGTTTTGTTTGGCCAAGGAAAACAAATCATTGGTCAGGACGTTGGAGTCAAAAAAGGATCAGCTGTCCATAAATGTACTTGTGAATGGAGTTGATGATATTGGGCTGTCATCTTCTAGAGTTGCCTCAACAATCGCTGCCGCTAAAGACAGTTCGTGTGAACTGCTAACAGAATCTTCACTGAAGAGCTCCCAG GTGATCAACGAATTAACTCCTGATAAAACGACTGATCAAAGCAGTAAGTCTTCCATTTCGACAAATGACGAGCCTTCTATGGTTGTCAAGTCGGAGGAGACACAGGTTCAGTTACAGACAACACAACACCAACACAAGTACATTGTCATGGCAATCTTCGTCTTGTTACTTTCAACATTAGGATTATATATTTTTGACAAAAGAAACAACATCCTCGACTGGTCGATGGTTAGATTATAG
- the LOC107848131 gene encoding transcription factor bHLH49 isoform X2, with product MDVETKNDSEPENRSDQEVSMNYQSPNMSSEWQLSGSNLTNASSMGMVDSFCPTTWDQSTNSPNLGFCDGNGQMDLGPFRVGVDRSLGPSWTSSNAMLLKGGMFLPPAPMMLPQSLAQFPTDSGFIERAARFSCFSGGNFGDMNPFSIPESSMNPYYRGLAPMQGPQEVLASNVAESSKDVSLTVDHTDTERSPLKNEKKRENFAKSQDEAREIAGVSGNESDEAGCSGRQEEMERAGEGSYGKNIGSKKRKRGGQDTVPDQMKEAQQPPAEFLKGEQNLNSIASKPGGKNGKQGSQLSDPTKEEYIHVRARRGQATNSHSLAERIRREKISERMKYLQDLVPGCNKVTGKAVMLDEIINYVQSLQRQVEFLSMKLATVNPRLDFDIDGLLEKDIFRSQAGPSSSLAFPPDMTMPYPPLHPPHTGMLQSGLPSYGFSSDAFRRAINPHLATTSCGPGDYKDPSSQVLYQPDR from the exons ATGGATGTAGAAACCAAGAATGATAGTGAACCAGAAAATAGGAGTGATCAAGAAGTCTCAATGAATTATCAGTCACCAAATATGTCTTCAGAATGGCAATTAAGTGGTAGCAATTTGACTAATGCATCATCTATGGGAATGGTGGATTCATTTTGTCCAACTACTTGGGATCAGTCTACAAATTCACCAAATTTAGGCTTCTGTGATGGTAATGGTCAAATGGATTTAGGCCCTTTTAGAGTTGGTGTTGACAGATCActtggtcctagttggacttcATCAAATGCAATGTTGTTGAAAGGGGGTATGTTTCTACCTCCTGCTCCGATGATGCTTCCGCAGAGTTTAGCACAGTTTCCGACTGATTCAGGTTTTATTGAAAGAGCTGCAAGGTTTTCTTGCTTTAGTGGAGGGAACTTTGGTGATATGAACCCTTTTAGCATCCCCGAGTCGTCGATGAATCCTTATTATAGGGGACTGGCACCAATGCAGGGTCCTCAAGAGGTTTTGGCAAGTAATGTGGCTGAAAGTTCCAAGGATGTTTCTTTAACCGTCGACCATACGGACACAGAGAGAAGCCCCCTCAAGAATGAGAAGAAGAGGGAAAATTTTGCCAAGTCCCAGGATGAAGCAAGAGAAATTGCGGGAGTCTCTGGGAATGAGTCTGATGAAGCTGGATGTAGTGGCCGTCAAGAGGAAATGGAGCGTGCCGGCGAGGGCTCCTACGGAAAGAATATTGgctcaaagaaaaggaaaagaggtGGTCAG GATACTGTACCTGATCAAATGAAGGAAGCACAACAGCCACCAGCCGAATTTCTGAAAGGTGAACAAAACTTGAATTCGATTGCCAGCAAACCTGGTGGAAAGAATGGTAAACAGGGGTCTCAATTGTCAGATCCAACCAAAGAAGAATATATACATGTTCGCGCTCGAAGAGGCCAGGCAACAAATAGCCATAGTCTTGCAGAAAGA ATAAGAAGGGAGAAAATCAGTGAACGGATGAAGTATCTTCAAGATCTTGTGCCTGGTTGCAACAAG GTCACCGGCAAAGCTGTGATGCTGGATGAAATCATTAACTATGTACAGTCTTTGCAAAGGCAGGTTGAG TTCCTCTCAATGAAGCTTGCAACAGTAAACCCACGGctggattttgatattgatggtCTCCTCGAAAAAGAT ATCTTCCGGTCTCAAGCAGGTCCTTCATCCTCACTTGCTTTTCCACCTGATATGACCATGCCATATCCTCCTCTACATCCACCGCACACTGGAATGCTTCAATCTGGTCTTCCTAGTTACGGATTTTCTAGTGATGCATTTCGTAGAGCCATCAATCCCCACTTAGCCACTACTAGTTGTGGACCTGGCGACTACAAGGATCCTTCCTCCCAG GTTCTCTACCAGCCGGACCGATGA
- the LOC107848131 gene encoding transcription factor bHLH49 isoform X1 — protein sequence MDVETKNDSEPENRSDQEVSMNYQSPNMSSEWQLSGSNLTNASSMGMVDSFCPTTWDQSTNSPNLGFCDGNGQMDLGPFRVGVDRSLGPSWTSSNAMLLKGGMFLPPAPMMLPQSLAQFPTDSGFIERAARFSCFSGGNFGDMNPFSIPESSMNPYYRGLAPMQGPQEVLASNVAESSKDVSLTVDHTDTERSPLKNEKKRENFAKSQDEAREIAGVSGNESDEAGCSGRQEEMERAGEGSYGKNIGSKKRKRGGQDTVPDQMKEAQQPPAEFLKGEQNLNSIASKPGGKNGKQGSQLSDPTKEEYIHVRARRGQATNSHSLAERIRREKISERMKYLQDLVPGCNKVTGKAVMLDEIINYVQSLQRQVEFLSMKLATVNPRLDFDIDGLLEKDIFRSQAGPSSSLAFPPDMTMPYPPLHPPHTGMLQSGLPSYGFSSDAFRRAINPHLATTSCGPGDYKDPSSQAPNEWDTELHNIVQMGLNSSAPLSSQDLSGSLPAGPMKEEP from the exons ATGGATGTAGAAACCAAGAATGATAGTGAACCAGAAAATAGGAGTGATCAAGAAGTCTCAATGAATTATCAGTCACCAAATATGTCTTCAGAATGGCAATTAAGTGGTAGCAATTTGACTAATGCATCATCTATGGGAATGGTGGATTCATTTTGTCCAACTACTTGGGATCAGTCTACAAATTCACCAAATTTAGGCTTCTGTGATGGTAATGGTCAAATGGATTTAGGCCCTTTTAGAGTTGGTGTTGACAGATCActtggtcctagttggacttcATCAAATGCAATGTTGTTGAAAGGGGGTATGTTTCTACCTCCTGCTCCGATGATGCTTCCGCAGAGTTTAGCACAGTTTCCGACTGATTCAGGTTTTATTGAAAGAGCTGCAAGGTTTTCTTGCTTTAGTGGAGGGAACTTTGGTGATATGAACCCTTTTAGCATCCCCGAGTCGTCGATGAATCCTTATTATAGGGGACTGGCACCAATGCAGGGTCCTCAAGAGGTTTTGGCAAGTAATGTGGCTGAAAGTTCCAAGGATGTTTCTTTAACCGTCGACCATACGGACACAGAGAGAAGCCCCCTCAAGAATGAGAAGAAGAGGGAAAATTTTGCCAAGTCCCAGGATGAAGCAAGAGAAATTGCGGGAGTCTCTGGGAATGAGTCTGATGAAGCTGGATGTAGTGGCCGTCAAGAGGAAATGGAGCGTGCCGGCGAGGGCTCCTACGGAAAGAATATTGgctcaaagaaaaggaaaagaggtGGTCAG GATACTGTACCTGATCAAATGAAGGAAGCACAACAGCCACCAGCCGAATTTCTGAAAGGTGAACAAAACTTGAATTCGATTGCCAGCAAACCTGGTGGAAAGAATGGTAAACAGGGGTCTCAATTGTCAGATCCAACCAAAGAAGAATATATACATGTTCGCGCTCGAAGAGGCCAGGCAACAAATAGCCATAGTCTTGCAGAAAGA ATAAGAAGGGAGAAAATCAGTGAACGGATGAAGTATCTTCAAGATCTTGTGCCTGGTTGCAACAAG GTCACCGGCAAAGCTGTGATGCTGGATGAAATCATTAACTATGTACAGTCTTTGCAAAGGCAGGTTGAG TTCCTCTCAATGAAGCTTGCAACAGTAAACCCACGGctggattttgatattgatggtCTCCTCGAAAAAGAT ATCTTCCGGTCTCAAGCAGGTCCTTCATCCTCACTTGCTTTTCCACCTGATATGACCATGCCATATCCTCCTCTACATCCACCGCACACTGGAATGCTTCAATCTGGTCTTCCTAGTTACGGATTTTCTAGTGATGCATTTCGTAGAGCCATCAATCCCCACTTAGCCACTACTAGTTGTGGACCTGGCGACTACAAGGATCCTTCCTCCCAG GCCCCAAATGAATGGGATACCGAGCTACATAATATTGTCCAAATGGGATTAAATTCAAGCGCACCCTTATCTAGTCAAGATTTAAGTG GTTCTCTACCAGCCGGACCGATGAAAGAAGAACCATGA